A single region of the Branchiostoma lanceolatum isolate klBraLanc5 chromosome 1, klBraLanc5.hap2, whole genome shotgun sequence genome encodes:
- the LOC136423508 gene encoding protein rogdi homolog, whose translation MLKVIIRQMAEEEERVLQEEFRWLLLHEVNTVLRQLQTVLQECSKWFLLPGSTEACLVKAEKYLLTSATGADNVKAVITLYGDNICTADMSVKIHRHSTQNFRTSFREGLQWKLQAIQNAANHLQAALDHVTSIDQGYLFQTGEEVVKVMDDIMGRLNRGRDCLTTPRKRTLEELYSSKIMKMFSPALPNEVIVSFHIHCHKLVLGAYQVHPLQSSSQKPKTALPAIYHPTGSVFELSSQKYEVVQANKVEVAVPWLNDVITYFTVGLQLCQQLKDKITVFQQYWKD comes from the exons ATGTTAAAGGTCATCATCAGACAAATGGcggaagaagaggaaagagtTTTG CAGGAGGAGTTCAGGTGGCTGCTGCTGCATGAGGTTAACACAGTCCTGCGGCAGCTGCAGACTGTGCTGCAG GAGTGCAGTAAGTGGTTCCTGCTACCTGGCTCCA CGGAGGCCTGTCTGGTGAAGGCAGAGAAATACCTGCTTACCAGCGCAAC GGGTGCTGATAATGTGAAGGCTGTGATCACCCTGTATGGAGACAACATCTGCACTGCG GACATGAGTGTGAAGATCCATCGCCACTCGACACAGAACTTCCGCACCAGCTTCAGGGAGGGACTGCAGTGGAAACTACAGGCT ATCCAGAACGCGGCCAATCACCTGCAGGCTGCCCTTGATCATGTGACCAGCATCGACCAGGGCTACTTGTTCCAGACTGGGGAGGAGGTCGTAAAG GTGATGGATGACATCATGGGTCGGCTGAACCGCGGTCGGGACTGTCTGACCACGCCCCGCAAGAGAACCCTGGAGGAACTCTACTCCAGCAAAATCATG AAAATGTTCAGTCCTGCCCTTCCCAACGAGGTCATCGTGAGTTTCCACATCCACTGTCACAAGCTGGTGCTGGGGGCTTACCAAGTACACCCCCTGCAGAGCAGCTCACAGAAG CCCAAGACAGCCTTGCCTGCCATCTACCACCCCACAGGATCTGTCTT TGAGCTGAGTAGTCAGAAGTATGAAGTTGTCCAGGCGAACAAGGTTGAGGTGGCCGTGCCGTGGCTAAACGACGTCATCACGTACTTCACCGTCGGGCTGCAGCTCTGTCAACAACTCAAGGATAAG